AACTCGCATCGCCTAACTCAGAACCATGATCAGATGAGACGTGATGACTTCAAGAACTCAAGTTCAACCAATTCGACCGTAGTTTGAAGCTGGCGGAGGGCCCTGATCCGATTGGGATCCCAATGACGCATCCCTCGGGATCGCATCGGGGAGTGATCGGTTTTCCGGAACCGGACCTGCACTGTGAGAATGGTTCAGAGCGGCTTGTCGAGCAGCTTCCTGCTCTTCCAGCTGTCGAACTTTCTCTTCCATTTCCTTGCCAGGTTTGAAGGTGACCACAAATTTTGCAGGCACCTCAACCTGTCCACCTGTTCTGGGGTTCCTGGCCTTTCGGGCGGCTCGCATTTTCACCTCGAACACGCCGAAGTTTCGGAGCTCAATTCGTCGGTCTTCAACCAGTGTTTCAATGATGGCGTCAAACGTCTTCTGGACGATCTCCTTCGTCTTGAGCTGGGTGAGCCCCATCTCTTCTGAAATCGCCTTCACGATCTCCTTTTTTGTCACGACGCGCTTCTCCCACGGATGAACCGACTAGTGAAATCGTTTCTACTGAAAACGATACAACTTTAAGATGCATCAGGACTTACTGTCAACCCTCTGGTTTTGCAGTGCGTCCGGAAGGCGCCTGAATGACCGTCCATAGTGTCACATGAGTGAACCTTTGGTCAGGTCACATCTGATCATGTTTCTGCGTTAGGTTGCCAAAGAACAATGGGCAGCGCACGCTTCTGGCAGCGCTTCCCTCCTTGGTATCGGCTGTTATTACAGTCATTCTTTGCAAAATCATGATAATCGGTAAACTTCGTCCAATTGTTACAACCGCTTGGGCTGTATGCTGTTTGCGGGCTTCGCTGAGTCCAAATCATCAGTCAGTCACTTGCTCAGATTTCGGTTCAAAGAACGATGGCAATTCCGCGGGATAGAGGTCTGACGGCCAGGCGCAAAGCGGTTGTCGGCCACCTTCGCCAGGACAGCGCTTGTAAGCTGTTTGCTGGCATGGAGTTCGGTGTAGGAGCCGCTGTCAGTTTTCTCGTCTGGCTCCTGGCGGGATGACGAGCTCTGGTCGGCGCAGAATCAAATAAAAAAGAACAGGGAGCACTGGAGATTCCAGTGCTCCCTGTTCTTTAGTGCCCGGGAATGAGCGTAAGACAGGTTAGTTTTGTGTCGCGGTTTGAGCCTCACGGCGTATCGCGTCGTAGATTTCCTGACGATGAACGGCAACGTCTCGCGGAGCATCGATTCCGATTCGAACTTTGTCCCCGCGAACTTCCACAATGGTGACTCGGATGTTGTCTCCGATGATTATGGTTTCGTCGCTCTGGCGTGATAGTACAAGCATAAGTCCCTCCTTCAAGTACAGTTTCGACGGAGCGGAGGGGCAACTGCAGAGGTTTTCCCGTCCCCGGCGCTGCGCTAACAACCGTGCACAATGGCAGCTTTGTGAGAAGCGGATCAAACGGAAAAGTCACGTTTTTCGGTCGCTCGGTCAACGCGAGTCGGGCTGCATTTGTAACAGTGTTGCTGGCAGGATAATCTCTGCGCGATGGCGTTGGCCAATCATGTCATTTGCTGATTGATTTCCTCAAGATTGAATCCTTTCGCCGAATGATTCGGATTGAGAGAATTCCTAGTTCACCAGCCACGATCCTCTACCACGATCCTCTACCGAGGTCCCACCGAATGCTGACTCTTCTCGTCGCGGTACTTTCCTTCTTCGGATTCATCGTCGCGTACAACACGTATGGGCGATGGTTGGCTCGGTCCGTATTCCGACTGGATCCGTCCGCGCTGGTTCCGGCCGAGGAACTGCGAGACGACATCGATTTCGTACCTACGGATCGGCAGGTGCTGTTTGGACACCACTTCACAAGCATCGCTGGGACCGGCCCGATCGTCGGGCCGGCAATTGCTGTGTTCTGGGGTTGGCTGCCCGCTCTCTTGTGGGTCGTGTTTGGGTCGATCTTCATTGGAGCGGTTCATGATTTCGGAGCGCTGGTCGTTTCGTTGCGAAATCGGGGCCAGACACTTGGCGAAGTCGCGGGAAGAGTCATCACACCGCGTGCCAGAGTTCTCTTCCTGATCATCTTGTTCATGGCATTGACTGTGGTTCTTGCCGTTTTCGGCCTGGTGATTGCCAAGATCTTTTCGATGTATCCTGAGAGTGTGCTGCCAACGTGGGCTTCTCTCCCGTTGGCAGTCGGAATCGGATTCTGGACGCACAAACGGAATGGCGGGTTGTTGATTCCGTCGGTTATGGCCCTGGCTGTCGTGTACGTCTGCGTCTGGCTTGGGGCATATGTGGTTCCGATTGATATTACGCAGCTGTTTGGTGTTCCGGAAACCGGACGCTGGGTCAATGTCACAACGGTTTGGACGGTTGTGCTCCTGGTGTACTGTTTCTTTGCTTCCGTGTTGCCCGTATGGGTGATGCTTCAGCCTCGGGACTACATCAACAGTCAGCAATTGGTCATTGCGCTGGTGTTATTGCTGGTTGGAGTCTTGTTTGCAGGACTGAATGGCACCGCAGATTTGGGTCAAAGTGCCCCAATGGTTGCGACGCCACCCGCTGACGCTCCCCCGATCATGCCCTTTTTATTCATCACAATCGCGTGTGGTGCCTGCAGTGGTTTTCATTGTCTGGTAAGCAGCGGGACGACCAGCAAGCAGGTTCGAAATGAGAATGACGCCCAGTACGTCGCTTACGGATCCATGCTGCTGGAGGGGGCACTGGCGGTGATGGTCATTTTGTCATGTTGTGCGGGCGTCGGCATGGGGCAGTTCGATCGAGTGGCCAGTGCAACGTCTCCTGGTGGATTTGAGTATCAGCCGCGCGAGGTGGATGGAGTCCAGGTGGCCGGACGTGCGGCATGGGAGTCTCGCTACAAGGTCAATGAGGGATGGAATAAATTCAAACTGAATCAGATGGTTCAGGCGTTTGTGGAAGGGGGGGCCAATTTCCTGACAGCGATTCATATTCCGATCCGACTGGGGATCAGTATTATCGCCGTTCTGGTTGCATGTTTTGCCGCCACAACGCTTGACAGCGCGACGCGACTGCAGCGTTATGTGGTCCAGGAACTGGCAGCCACTGCCGGACTGAAGCCTCTGACCAACAAGTTTGCAGCGACTGCGTTCGCGATACTTCTGGCTGGCTGGCTAGCCTCAATGCCGGCACCGGTACCGGCCGGGCAGCAGTTAAATGGCGGGACCGGGGGGCTCATTCTCTGGCCGTTGTTCGGTGCAACCAATCAACTGTTGGCAGGACTGGCCTTTCTGGTGATTGTGTTCTATTTGTGGCGGCGAGGACGTTCCATCTGGTTTGCTGCAATTCCTATGCTGATCATGATTGTCATGCCTGCCTGGGCCATGCTGTGGCAGATGTTTAATCCCCAAACCGGCTGGTGGCAGAACGGAAAAATGCTGTTGTTCGCAACTGCGGTGATCATTCTTTGCCTGCAGGTCTGGATGATTATTGAGGCATTTTTGCTGTTTCCCCGCATTCGTGGTGTCGTAGAGGAAGCGTTGCCGCCATTGAATCGTCCAACGACGGGATCTCCGGCATAAGTCCAACCTGTTCCTGCCCGGAATTGGGGTCTGAAAACAATTGGGGTTGGTTAAATGGGGGCTTCTGACGTAAATCACACCGTGTAGCCAGATGATGTGTCGCTCGTTGCGTAGCGGCGCGTCGTGCGAACATGGCCGTGTTATGCGGCTGTGAATTCACAGATTTTGGTGTGCCCGACGCCAGAGAGTGTTCATGACAATGCCTGATTTCAGCAATCCGGGTCCGTGGCTCCAGGAGCTTTCCGGCCTGACCACGACCATCATTGTTTATGCAGCTGTGTTCCACGTGTTCATGTTTTGCATGTTATGGGCCTGGTACGCGCGCGACCTGCAGGTCATTGCAGGGACGCTGGATGATTTTACCCGGGGATTAAAACATCGCAGCATCCTTGGAAAATCGGCTCCACTGACCAACCAGATCGAAGCATTCGTACAGGACATCAATGACGTCCTGGAGGATGATGCGCGCCGGGGGGATCGTGTGGAATGTCTTCGACGAATGCACATTCTGGACGAAAAACGTGGATACCTGGATTCTCTTTCGTTCGAAACGATGACCAACGTCGCTCGCACGATGATCGAAGCCTATCCGCTGGCAGGCGTTCTGGGGACCATTCTTGCAATCGGTTCGGCATTGCAGTCGCCGATAACGGAAGGCGCATCGACTACGATGAATGCCATTGTTGGACGTTTTGGAGATGCCATTTGGTCAACGTTTGCCGGGTTGTGCGCGGCCATACTACTGATGTTCGTCAATAGTGTGCTGGAGACGCGGTTTGCCCGGCTTACGGATAGTCGACTGCATGTTCGGGATATTGTTGCCAAGGCGAAACGCGAACTGGGGTTTGCCGTTGCGGCAATTGAAGAGGCCCCAGCCAAGGGGGCAAATCAATGACTCAGCCCCGTCGCCGATTGACGTTCCAGCTCACGCCATTACTTGATCTGTTGCTGATTGTTATTTTTGCTCAGTACATGGAAGTGCGTCAGAATGCCCAATCCGCGGAAGTTGAGCTTCAGCAGAAGCAGCGTGTTGTCGAGGCCAGGGAGCAGCAGCTGGCGGAAGAGTTCGCGGATCGAAAAAGGGCACTGGAAGAATTACATGCCGGGCAAGTGAGTGACGTTCAGGCGCTTCGAAGTGAATATCGTTCCAGGTTTCAGTCGATTGTTGACCAGCAGTATCAGGCGGGTTCGGCTCTTGCCGACGCAATGCAATTGCCTGGTAACCTGATGGAACAGGTTACTCAGCTGAAAAATTCCGGCGATCCCGAGGCTGCAGAACGTCTCGAAGCAGCGACAGTTCGTCTCAGGGAAGTAATAGCTGCCCGCGGCACCGAATTTGTCCGCTATGTGCTCAAGTACGACGAGATGCAGAAGCGGGTTTCGATCTGGGAAATTCATGTGGACGATAACGGACAGGCTCGCATCAGTGATGGAGAGCAGTTACACGTTGTTGGGTTTGAGTCGGAAGAAGAATTTACATCCCGCGTCTTTGAGGCAAGCAAATCTTTTGCCTCGCCCAGGACGCTCGTGCTGTTGTTGCTGTCATATGGCGACGCTCAGGCGGGCTACCGCCGTCGGGCGACGAATGCCATGCCGGCACTGATAGACCGGTTACGGCAGGATAGCGGCAATACTCGTTGGTTCGACTTTTCTCTGATGGGTTTTCGTCCGGATGGTTCCGTATTTGGGCATGTGGACAGCGGCGAAGAGAAGTAGAGGCAGATTCAATGGCATCGCGCAGAGTGGAAAACAGTCCTCCCGGAAAAATTGTTCGCAGGACATCTCGCGCCGCGACAGGTGGTGCGGCATTGTTTCTGGCTTTTCTGATGTACATGATCCTGAAGAATGGCACAGGAACTTCGACGCCCAGCGAAGGAGAATCGGGGACTGAAAGTCCACCGATGGCAACTGTAACGCCACCGGATGATATTGATCCCGCCGCTGAAAACTGGCAGGCGGTTCCTGACGGACTTTCGGATGACGAACGGAAGGCTTTATCCGGCAGGGTGCTGACGGTGCTGATCGACGAGAGAAGTTATCTGCTGCAGCTGCCGTCTGATTCCGACCCTGTTTATCGTCCTGTCGAACTTGCTCGCCTGATTCAGTTGTTGCCAATGGCGAAGGGCGATGCAAACGGGATTCGAGTCCGTATTCTGCGAAGAGAAAACGCCCGTGCTTCGGCTGAAGAGAAACTGAAGCTGGAACTCAGCCACGGTGGCGCCGGTGAATCCAGCGTTTATATGGCTGAACAATTCATTCCGTAGCACAACGTGACACTGGATCCCGAGCTGTGGCCGAAACGGTACCACCAGGCAATCTCAACCCTGACGAAGCAGTTATTTCGCGAGCCGTCGCTGTCTTTATGCTGGTGGTGCTTGCGGTTGCATCGATACCGCTGCTGGTTTGTATGCCGTTGACATCGGATACGGTTTTGTATGATCTACAGGCTGGAAAGCTGCTATCGGGCGGGACACTGTACCGCGATATCCTCGAACCGAATCTTCCGGGAATCGTTTGGGTGCATATTGCGATTCGTGGACTCGTTGGCTGGTCCACGCTGGCGATGCAGTCTGCTAATCTGGTCATCGTTGCATCCGCTTTGACTTTGCTTTCATGGGCAGTCAGCAGCAGGTCGCAGTTTGGATGGACGTTTCTTCTGACTTCCTGCCTGTTTTTCTTCTCACGCAACGAATGGTGCCACGGCCAGCGAGACTCGTGGATGCTGCTGCCAGTTGCGCTGGCGATTCTGTTGCGTGTTGGCCGGGGCGATAGTTCCCGTCGTTGCCGGTTGATTGGCCCGGTTGTTGAGGGCTTTCTCTGGGGTGTGGCATTCTGGATTAAACCCCACATCGCTGTGTCCGTCGTTGCGATCAATGGATTTCATTTGATCACTGCGATCAATCCTCGCGAAGAATTCAGGCGGACGGCAGGAGTATTGGCTGGTGGCCTTCTTGCCGGCATGCCAGGCATCTTTTGGCTGGTCCAGTCCGGAACCTGGCCACATTTCTGGGAAATGCAGACCGAATGGAATCCTGAGTATCTGGAGATTGGTCGTGAACGGAAATCGTGGGGACGGCTCTGGATGATGGCGCGCCGACTGCATCCATGGTGGGCGGTTCATGTGTTCGCAATTCCAGTCTCGCTGATTCAGATAAAACGAATGATTCACGCCCGCTCCGGGCATCCCATCGAGGCGGCGAGTCGGCCCCCGGACCGAGGCTCAAGTCGTTCAGTCACGATCGCAGTCCTGTACCTGTCGTGGTTTGGTCAGGCACTGCTT
This genomic interval from Planctomycetaceae bacterium contains the following:
- the csrA gene encoding carbon storage regulator CsrA gives rise to the protein MLVLSRQSDETIIIGDNIRVTIVEVRGDKVRIGIDAPRDVAVHRQEIYDAIRREAQTATQN
- a CDS encoding carbon starvation protein A; the protein is MLTLLVAVLSFFGFIVAYNTYGRWLARSVFRLDPSALVPAEELRDDIDFVPTDRQVLFGHHFTSIAGTGPIVGPAIAVFWGWLPALLWVVFGSIFIGAVHDFGALVVSLRNRGQTLGEVAGRVITPRARVLFLIILFMALTVVLAVFGLVIAKIFSMYPESVLPTWASLPLAVGIGFWTHKRNGGLLIPSVMALAVVYVCVWLGAYVVPIDITQLFGVPETGRWVNVTTVWTVVLLVYCFFASVLPVWVMLQPRDYINSQQLVIALVLLLVGVLFAGLNGTADLGQSAPMVATPPADAPPIMPFLFITIACGACSGFHCLVSSGTTSKQVRNENDAQYVAYGSMLLEGALAVMVILSCCAGVGMGQFDRVASATSPGGFEYQPREVDGVQVAGRAAWESRYKVNEGWNKFKLNQMVQAFVEGGANFLTAIHIPIRLGISIIAVLVACFAATTLDSATRLQRYVVQELAATAGLKPLTNKFAATAFAILLAGWLASMPAPVPAGQQLNGGTGGLILWPLFGATNQLLAGLAFLVIVFYLWRRGRSIWFAAIPMLIMIVMPAWAMLWQMFNPQTGWWQNGKMLLFATAVIILCLQVWMIIEAFLLFPRIRGVVEEALPPLNRPTTGSPA
- a CDS encoding MotA/TolQ/ExbB proton channel family protein; this encodes MTMPDFSNPGPWLQELSGLTTTIIVYAAVFHVFMFCMLWAWYARDLQVIAGTLDDFTRGLKHRSILGKSAPLTNQIEAFVQDINDVLEDDARRGDRVECLRRMHILDEKRGYLDSLSFETMTNVARTMIEAYPLAGVLGTILAIGSALQSPITEGASTTMNAIVGRFGDAIWSTFAGLCAAILLMFVNSVLETRFARLTDSRLHVRDIVAKAKRELGFAVAAIEEAPAKGANQ